Proteins from one Malassezia vespertilionis chromosome 2, complete sequence genomic window:
- a CDS encoding uncharacterized protein (COG:S; EggNog:ENOG503P6TU): MERLLGSRPSFTNDPRPTLQTAPHSPRGAPYEEFGESQNVLKAPSALALAIRRSNEVHAQAMAEMPTGAPVKKGSSTRVVDATTPTRAPVRIVSVSPGSYSGVGTLARNKKRAAHRAKQREARRAKKT, from the coding sequence ATGGAGCGTCTGTTAGGCTCGCGGCCTTCCTTTACGAACGACCCACGCCCTACACTCCaaactgcgccgcattctCCACGCGGCGCCCCCTACGAAGAGTTTGGCGAGTCACAGAATGTGCTTAAAGCACCTTCTGCTCTTGCACTGGCTATTCGTCGCTCAAACGAGGTGCACGCTCAGGCTATGGCAGAAATGCCCACCGGTGCGCCGGTAAAAAAGGGCTCGAGCACGCGTGTTGTTGACGCAACAACACCAACGCGTGCGCCCGTACGTATTGTATCTGTGAGCCCTGGCTCTTACTCTGGAGTAGGAACGCTGGCACGCAacaaaaagcgcgccgcgcaccgtgcaaagcagcgcgaggcacgGCGTGCCAAAAAAACATGA